One part of the Haliaeetus albicilla chromosome 9, bHalAlb1.1, whole genome shotgun sequence genome encodes these proteins:
- the CCL20 gene encoding C-C motif chemokine 20: MAGFSSKILVLVSLLGLLALLLCGTSEAQSNQDCCLSYTKVRLPRWALKGYTEQLSSEVCDIHAIIFHTYSGLNACVNPKEGWVKKHLLFLSHKLKKMSM; encoded by the exons ATGGCTGGCTTTAGCAGCAAGATCTTGGTCCTGGTTTCCCTGTTGGGGCTCCTGGCGCTGCTCCTGTGCGGCACCTCTGAAG CACAAAGCAACCAGGATTGCTGCCTGTCTTACACCAAAGTGCGTCTGCCTCGGTGGGCCCTGAAGGGTTATACTGAACAACTCTCCAGTGAAGTCTGTGATATCCATGCAATCAT tttccaCACCTACAGTGGGCTGAATGCCTGTGTAAATCCTAAGGAAGGCTGGGTGAAGAAGCATCTTCTTTTCCTGAG CCATAAGCTCAAGAAGATGTCAATGTAA